Genomic window (Leptospira kanakyensis):
TGTTCTTCGGTCACAAAGATCGAAACACTGAATCGAAGTTTTACAAAACCTAAGTTCATCGCACCTCTTCCGGGTGAGTCGGAACCCCTTCCTTCGGGTAGAGATTACAAAGAACGACTGGTAAATAAATCCACTCCACATTTTTCCCTCCTCTGGAAACAAGTTCCAGAGGAGTTCTCTAAATCAGATTTATTACTACTAGAGGAGAAGGTTCTCTTCCCTCACAACAAACTGGGTCTTTATAAAAAAGCTCCCAAAGTTCCTGATTCTAAATTTTCCGAATCTTCTGATTTGGATTTATTATTGGAACTTTCTCTCACCAAAAATGCAGAAAGACTTTCTGTTGAAGTACAATACAAAGATCCCGTTTTGTCGCAAAATTTTGGTAAGGCGATTTTTGTTTTCCAAGAAGAAAAGGAACCTGCTGTTAAATCAGTAAAGTCCTTTGATGTATTCCACGGCAAAAGACAACTCCAACCTTTAACGCCTAGTGTTCCAGCTTACTTTGCAGAAGTTTCTTCCCCGTCAGAAGATGAATTACGTAATTATTTTTCCGCCTCCTTACGAGGAAATGCCTCTGTGTTTTCTACTTCGCCAGGAACTACAATTTATCTGGACGGTGTGGAAGTAGGCAAAGCTCCCTTACTTTCTTATCCACTTATCAATGGAAAACATTCCCTTTCCTTTGCAAAACCCGGCAAAGATCCTGTAAAACGAAATATCTTAATTCGTGCAGGTAAAACCACACGTGTGTTCCAAGAATGGAGTGATGACATTTCGCAAGGAACCATTGTCATTTCTAGTTTTCCTCCGGGCCTCGACATCGTCGTTGATGGTCAGAAAAAAGGAAAAACACAATATGCGGAATCGGGAGTTCCTTATGGAAGTTATCCGATCCAATTCATTCGCACAAAAAATGATTCTAACTTTGAATATGCGAAAGCTGGAATCAAAATTAGACCGAAACAAATTACATCCATTGCTCTACCAATCTCTCTGGAAGATGGAGTGGGTTGGGAGTCAGAAGAATTTTGGAATCTCACATCGGCATCACCAAATTTTTCTGCGACTTTTCCTGGCAAACTTACCTTTGCAAAAAATAAAGACCTACCTACTGGTTGGTATGGGGTGTATTCCGAAGATCTAATTCCAGATTATTTGGAAGCCGAACTTGTGTTAGATCTTGTGAAGGATTTAAACGGTGCCGTTGGCCTTTCTTTTACCGATCACAATCAAAATGCGATCCTCGTTTATGTAGATAAAACTGATTTCCATATCATCAAATTTTCTTCGGAAGAAAAAGAAGCACCGGTTCGTTCTTCTTACCGTTGGGACAAAGAAGATGAACTAAAAGGAAGAACTGTTAAACTTTCAACAGATATCGAAAAAAAAATGATTCGATTGTCTTTAGGAAATAAAACTGTAGAAGAACTTCCATGGAATTTTGAAACTTTTTGGAATATTGGAGTATTAACTCCACATAACATGCCTGTTACGGGCACACCCCTTCGCGGTGTAAAAATACGATATCCTGATATGGTTAAGTTTGAGGAAAGGCTCCAAAAATGAGACAACTTAGTTATTTATGTATTTCCTTCGTTTTGTTTGTTGGTTGTCAGTCCCGGGATTTTAAACCAGTCACTGTCAAAGATCCCGTCGTGGAAAAATCCGATGTTTCGGACCGCCAAAAAATTGAAGAAGCAAGGGCTCTTGTTGCAGAAGGTAGTAACGAATTCCAAAAGGGAAACATGGATTCTGCTTTAGAAAAAGCAAAGACATCCATCCAAACTTTTGAGTTAATTGATGGTTATTCTCTTCTTGGTTCTTCCTATTACCAGTTAGGTGAATACGAGAATGCAAAACATGCCTATGAAAAAGGCAAAAACTTAGATCCCAAAAATGAGAAACTACTCATTGGGCTTGGAACTGTCCAATCCACTTTGGGAGAAAATGAGGACGCTCTTTCTACTTACCAAACCTTAAGCCAACTCAAACCAGAAGAAACTATCTATACTTACAAAACCGGCTTGTTACTAAAAAACTTGGGTCGTTACCAAGAGAGTCTTGTTGTTCTCAAACCATTGGAGGCAAAACCAGAGTTCCCATACCCAGTCGAACTTTTAAACCAGTTGGGTGATATTTGTTTGGAACTAAAAAGATACGACGAAGCAGAGGCTTACTTTGCAAAGGCGGAAAAACTCAATCCTGAATTAAAAACTGCCAAAGACGCCAAACTTTCTACAAAAATTGCCTCTCTCATCCAACGAGGTAATGACTTCCTTAACAAAAAAAATTATTCGGAAGCCGCATCTGAATTCAAAAAAGCCACAGACCTACAACCTCAAAATGGTTCTTTGTGGTCTTTTCTTGGAAATGCACAGTTACTAAATGGTAAACTGAAAGAAGGTGAGGAAAGTTTTAAAAAAGCCATTTCCTATTCTGATACAAATCCCAGTGGATATGTTGGATTGTGTAATGTTTATATCCAAACTCATAATTATTCGGATTGTTTAAAAACTTCCAAACAAGCTGGCGTAAAAATTCCGAAAAATGCAGAAATCCGCAACAAACAAGGGATATGCGAATGGAAATGGGGTGAAACCAAAAAGGCTAATCTCAGTTTCCAAGATGCTGCGTCTTGGGATCCCAATTTTTTTGAACCAAAACTCAACTTAGCCTATGTGTTAATTGATTCAGGTCGTTTTGATGAAGCTTTGGATGTATTAAAAAAAGCAGAGTCTCATCCTAAGGCCAAAAAAGAAGACATTCGTAAGGCAAAGGTATTAGCAGAATCACAAAAATACATTGCTGATGGGGATGTTTTCCTCCGCCAAGGGAAACGGAAACAAGCCTTTGATGAATATGGTAAAGCTATGGGTGTGAATCCAGAAAACCCTGCCGTTCAAAATGCCTTTGGTCGTGGTTACTTTGCATTCGGAGAATATAAAAAATCGGAAAGTTCGTTTTTAGAAGCTTACCGAATGGATGCAACAAACCCGGGCGCCTTACAGGGGCTAGCTCGTGTGTATGCAAAAACTGGTGAATCCAAAAAAGAAAAAGAATACATCAAAAAATTGGAAATCCTATCGGCGACAGATCCTTTTAGCGCGATCACACTCGGCCGGATTGCAGAAGACGCTAGCAAATGGGACGAAGCAGAATCTATATACATGGGACTTAAGAAAAAATTCCCAAACAATGATGCTGTAGATTACCGATTGGGAAGTTTATATTACAAACGTGCAGTAGAAGAAAACTCGAAAGAAAACTATACACGTGCGAATGAGTTCATCCAAAAATCTAAAAAATATACCAAAGACATTCCTGAGTTACTGGAAACAGAAAAAACTGTAGCAGAGAACTCTCGTTTTGCGGAGATTTTACCTTTTGTGAAAGAAGGGAACTCACTTTTCAATCGTAAAAAATACATCGAAGCGGTAACTCCATACCAAAAGGCTTATGACAAAGTTCCCAAAGCTTCACTTCTCGTAAAAATTGCAGAATGTTATATCGAAAAAGGTGAAGAAGAAAAGGGACTTTCTATTTTAGAGAATGCAGTTCGTTCGAATAAAGAAAATGCAATTTCTTTTAAGGAAGGGATTTATTCTTTTTATTACAAAAAAGGCGAATTAAAAAAAGCAGAAGATGGGTTTCATGATATCTTAAAAGAAAAACCAGATTCTTATTACGCCTACTATATGTTAGGTCTTGTGACCATGAAACGTAAAAATTATGAAGGCGCTATTATTGAATTTGATCGTTCTATTTTGGTAAACCCTAATTTTGCCCCGAGTAACGTAGCTAAAGGTTTGGCATTCTATAAATTAAACCAAATGGATGCAGCAAAACGTGAATTTGAGAAGGCAAGAGTAAAAGATTCAGAATTCGGCCTTTCTTCTTACAATTTGGCAATTGCATACTTCAATGAAGATCTCACAAAAGAATCTAAATCCATCTTAGAATCCATTCGAAAAACAGATCCGGATTTTATGGATGGTGAGATCCAACTAGCTTATATCTATTTCAAAGAAAACAAATTGGAAGAAGCAGAGAAAATCATTGATCGTGTTCTAAAAGAAGAACCATCTGCAGAAGCATTGTTTGCCCAATTTAGAATTTTGGACGCCAAACAAAAACAATCTCCATCCGATAAGGTCAAAACCAAACGGAACCAAGTAAAAGAGAAAATTTTACGTGAATACGGAGAAACCAAATTCGCAAGGTTACTTCCTTCTGATGCTTTGGATGATGAACCACTCCATGTAACTGACCTTAATCTTTCTGGAACTCCTGTTTCCACACCAATTGTATATCCAAACCGAATCATTGTGAATTATGGATCTGCCCTTGTCGGTTATGATCGAATCACAAAAGAACTTGTTTGGAAACAATACACATCCACTCCATTCCAACTACTCGTTGCGGGGAAGGAACTTGTGGGAATTACAAACGATACTGCCACAAAAATCTACCCAGAATCGGGAAAGATGACTTTCAAGAAACAGGTATTAGCTGGTTGGAAGGTAAAACAAGGGTCTGCTGATGGAAATGGGTTTTTCCTTCTATTGGAAAAAGAAAAGGGAACGGACAGAAAAATTGTAAAAACCAATCCCAATTTAGAAATTTTAGAAGAATGGAATGGAAACGATTTTTTAAGTTTTTCTTACACCGAGGAAGGAAAACTCATAGTTCTTCGTGATTTAAAGAAAGAATTCCAAATCCAAGTGTTTGCGATTGGTGTAAGTCCAGAAAAAGAAAAGAAGGTATCGGCTCCTGTTGCGAAGAAAGATACAAAGGAATCGGCGCAGATCCTAGGATGTGTTGAAGATTCTTGTTTGATCCAATTGGGAAATCAAATGTATCAAGGAACAGAAAAAGCAAAACTATATTCCCTTGGGAATACAGAATCCATTCGTTCTGTTGTTAAAAATTCCGAGTCTTTACTAATCAATACAGAAAACACCGCCTATCTTTGGAAAGGTGGTTCGAAGTGGAAAGATTCTTATGCCATCCAAGGAGATTTTTATTATCCTTTAGATGGACTTGTGGTGGAAGGAAGGTCTAAGGAATTACTTCTCATCAAAGGTCGGGATAAAACTCCTGTTCCTTGGAAGGGAGACCGGGATGGCCTTCGTATCAGTACGGTAACAGTAGACTAATCATCAATTTGAGATTGTAGAGAAACTGGATTCAAAAGGTATTCTCAAGTAAGAATCTTGAGCTCTTACTTGAGATGGATTTGATCTGATAAAAAGGAAAAACCTACTTTATTAGGATTTTATTTAACTTTAGTTCGGTTTAGGTAATAAATTCGTTTCCCTTCGTTTCTTTTTTCCGTTTCGAAAAAGGAAACTGGGAAACCAGGCCTTTCGAATTCATATTCTTTTTCATCCCAAACAAATTTAGGAAATTTTCTGAATAGAGAAATGGTTCTTCTCGCATAAGGGCCGTAATCGGTTGCAAATAACAGCTTACCACCGGGTTTTAACAAATCATAAATTTGTTCCAACATTTGACATTGCATCAGTCTGTTTTTACGGTGTTTTTTCTTTGGCCAAGGGTCTGGGAAGTTGATGATAATTTTGTCAAAAATTTCTTTCTCAAGCAATTCATCGAAAAACCACTGGAAGTTAACGGTCATATAACGGATATTCTCCAAACTGAGCGTTTGTCGTTGTTTTTCGGTGTGGATGATCCGATTTACCTTCTTTTCCATCAACAGATAACCTGTTTGGCGGTCATTCGAAGCCAATTCGATGGCAACTTCGCCCCATCCCGATCCAAGTTCTAAAACAAAGTTTTGGATCTGTTCCGGGAAAGATTTTTTTAGGTCGATTTTTTTTCCCCGCTCTTTAGGTTGCAGGAGATAGTCGGATCGATAGGAAGTCTTTGTAGTAAACTTCCAAAGTTTTTCTTGGATTTCTGGGCTAACTAACAAATGCATTCCTTCCGATGATGTATTGTCAGGATTTTAAAAAGGAAATAGATGAAAATAACTCTTTTTGGTGTTCGCGGTTCTCTCCCCACACCGATTTCTAAAACGGAACAACGCGAGAAAACTTTGAAGATCCTCCAAATGGCCAAAGAAGAGTGGAGGAAGAATCCGGACGGATTTTCCGAAGAGGAATTCTTAAATCATCTCCCCATCCCACTTTCCCAGGATCTAGGAGGGAACACCACTTGTGTGTTTATCGAAGGGGACGGAGGTGAAAAAGTCATTTTAGATATGGGAACGGGGCTTCGAGTTCTCGGAAACCAACTGGCACCACAAGCATTTAGTGGGGAAGATATGGACATTCATATCTTGGTTTCTCATACTCATTGGGATCATATCCAAGGGTGGCCATTTTTTAAACCTGGTTATTCACCATCATGTAATATTAATTTTTACTCATGTATTGAAAATTTAGAGGAAAGGTTGGTGCGCCAACAACATCCAGAAAACTTTCCAGTGACCTTAGACCAAATGGCTTCAAAAAAATATTTTCATCTTTGGAAAGAATTTGAGTCTTATATGTTAGGTGGTCTTAAAATCATTCCTTTTGGTTTACGTCATCCCGGTTCTTGTACTGGATATCGGATTCGAGAAGGGAATAAAATTTTTCTTTTTTGTACAGATGTGGAATATAGGGAAGAAGACCGAGAACACCTACTCAAAATGAAACCACAAATTGCAGGGGCAGATCTCATCATCATTGACGCGCAGTATAGCACTGCTGAGGCGGAGAAAAAATTAGGTTGGGGACATACTGCTGTTAGTAAAGCAGTAGAGTTTGCCGAAATGATGGAAATTCGTTCTGTGGTTCTCACACACCATGAACCAGACCATACGGATCATGAGGTTGCAAGAATCATTTTGGATGAAGCAAGATTACAAAAACCTGGTGGAATGCAGGTTCATATTGCTCATGAAGGACAAAAGTTTATTCTTTAAGATTCATTCGTTGATCAAATAATTGGAATGGTATCCCTTGGCGTCCCCAGACCAAATGGGACAGTTCATTTTGAGATCTGCATACCAATGGATTTGGTATGGTTTGGCAAAAAACAATTGGATAAAAAATCTTAAGAAAGATGAGATATTTTCCAGTGCACTCATGGTTGCGATAGGACGAGTTCGTTTGACAAGAAGGGAACATTTTCCTTCATTAAAATATAAAACTTCTGATTTGGGGATCGTATAACCAGAAGTAGGTTCCTTCTCCCAGTCCAAAACTTCTGACCTTTCCACAGTTCCTTCCAAAACAAGATGGCCAGTGTTATCGAGAACCGCTACACGGCGAAAAAAACTACCAGGGAAATCTGAAGTTCCGATAAACCCTCCGGTAAAAACTCTATATCCATCTTTGGTGATGGATCTGACAAGTTCCCAGTTTTTTGAAAATTGATACACTGGTTCGTTCGAAAGGATATGTTCTAAACCACCAATACCTTTGATCTCTTCGGTAATGTCTTTGTAACGAATGGTTCCTGTGACTTGAGAGTAAGAAAAAGGGATGTCTGCCTGAACAAATTTTCCCTCTTCCTTCAATGGATATTTTCCTTTGGAAATTGGAACCGATCCTCGCCTGGGTTTATAATCTAATTTGATTTCCCAATCACCATAGTTCATATATAAAGAATAAATTCCGTTTTTGTATTCCATCCAGTTTTCCCCACTTTTTTGGTAGAACTGGCCTTTCCTAAATTCATATTCATCGGAATCAAATTCGCGAGTGGAATAATATACTGGTTGGTCTTTGGGTTTTAAAAGTAGCGATATGCCGTTGTTATGCGATCCAGGGCCAAAATTACTCACAAGGAAGGTGGCAAAAAGATTGTATTTTTCATTGCGAAAGGTGAAATTCCAAGCCTGGAGATAACCTTCGTCAGGGTAGTGTTGGGTTTTAAAATCCTGGGCCAGTAAATTTACATTCGGCAATATTACCAATAGAAGATAAAAACTTACCAGCCGAAAGATTTGCCGAAACACCGACAAATCCTAACGGGCGCTTGTAAAAGAATCAAGATTTTTCTTGGGGATTTCCTTTAAATGCTCAATTGGCTCGGGAGAGTCAAAGCGTATAAATCTCCCAGACAAACGAGCGAAAAGACGGGATGTTCTGTATTGCCAATCTGTTTTAGCCTCTCTCGTTCTTCGGCGATTCCATCGATATGGATCCAGGTTTCTAGATGTTCCTCTGGTAAAATCCGACAAGCCACTTGGTATTCAAAGGGTCCGATTTGTGAGAAAAAAATTTGAACTCCATCGGTTGGAGAATCGGCGAGAGTGCGACGGAAGGCAAATTGTTTGGACTTGGTTTCGCCCCGCATTTCATAATAATGGTTCAGAATTCTTAAGATGTGTAGGAATTCTTCTTTTTTTGTCACAAGCTCACGCCATTGCACTTCGGTTTCTTTCATACCAGAAGCGGTGGTGGATATTTGACTTTGGTTCTTAAAAAAGGATTCGCACTTGAAAAATACTTTCCCCTATCCAGGATGAACGAAACGGGCATGGTCACGGAGATATTAGAAATATTCTGGAAAGAGAAACTCCGGTTTGCCCAATACTGTTTTGATGAATTGGCTTCGTTCGATGCCAAGACCTTTGCCGAAAGGAGAGACAGCGGAAAATCTCCTGAGTGGACTCTCGGCCAGATGATCTCCTACGATCGCAATTTTAGTTTTTTCCTTCCTCTTTCACTACGAATCAGTGGATTTTTCTTTTTTACAACTTTCAAAGACCAAGACATAGAAAGAGACCTAGAAGCCATCAGGGACAGATACACACCGCCTGCTTTTCCGGCTCATTTTTGGGAAATTCAGATCACAAAAGCCACCGACCTCAAAATCAAAGCGGAGGATCCAGTGGTTAAAGAACATTGTGAATCTTGGAAAGAGGTTCTCGTTCGTTTGGAATCAAAACTTTCTCTCATTTCCGAACGAGATGCTTATAGAAAAAGATATACATCCCTTACGGGAATTCATACCATTTCAGGAGCGATCAATAATTCTACGGAGTTTTGTCACTACCAATGGAATTTACATATGGTAAATCCAACATAATCGTTTTTATGCGAATCAAAAATTGAATGAGTTTAGGAGAAATCAATGGGAAAAATTAAAGTAAAAACACCGCTTGTTGAGTTAGACGGCGATGAAATGACGAGAATTATCTGGAAAGAAATTAAAGATCGTTTCATCTACCCTTACTTAGACATCACTTTAGAATACTATGACTTAGGTGTTGAATACCGCGACAAAACAGATGACCAAGTCACTGTCGATTCTGCTAACGCGATCAAAAAACATGGCGTAGGTGTTAAATGTGCAACCATCACTCCAAACGCAGACCGAGTGAAAGAATACAACCTCAAACAAGAATGGAAGTCACCTAACGGAACCATCCGTGCCATCCTTGATGGAACTGTTTTCCGTAAACCAATCATTATCAAAAACATCCCAGCAGCAGTAAACTCTTGGAAAAAACCAATTGCGATTGGAAGACATGCTTACGGTGATATCTACCGTGACGTAGAGATCCTTGTTGATGGTCCAGGAAAAGTAGAACTCGTTTATACAGATGCATCTGGAAAAGAAAAACAAAGATTACTCGTAAACGATTTTAAAGCTCCGGGTGTTGCTCTTGCAATGCACAACTTAGATGAATCCATCAAGTCATTTGCAAAGGCATGTTTTACTTATGCGTTGTCTGAGAAAATCAGCATCTGGTTTGCAACAAAAGATACTATTTCTAAAAAATACCATGCTCGTTTCCGTGATATCTTTGATAACATGGCGAAAGAACAAGAAGCCGCTATGAAAGCTGCTGGTATTACTTATAGTTACTACCTCATTGATGATGCAGTTGCGCAAATCATGAAAAACGAAGGTGGACAACTTTGGGCGATGATGAACTACGACGGTGACGTTATGAGTGATATGGTTGCTTCTGGTTTTGGTTCTCTTGGTCTTATGACTTCGGTTCTTGTGTCTCCAGACGGAAAATACGAATACGAAGCAGCACATGGAACAGTAACTCGTCACTACCGTAAATACCAAAAAGGAGAAACCACTTCTACAAACTCAGTGGCTTCTATTTTCGCTTGGACGGGAGCACTTGCGAAACGTGGGGAACTGGATGGAACTCCAGAACTCGTGAACTTCGCTCTGAAATTGGAAGAAGCAATCATTGAAACCATCGAAGGTGGTGAGATGACAAAAGACTTACTTTCTCTATCTACAGCAGCTACCAAAAAAGAATTGGATACTTTCCAATTTATGGAAGCTGTACAAAAACGTTTGGATTCTAAACTTAAATAAGTTTAGTTTAGAATTGCCCTACTCGAGGTTACCTTGAGTGGGGTTTTGTTTTTAACCCATCCTCCTCTGACCGTTCCTTCCCGATCCATAAAATATTTCCTTGCAATTGTAGATAAACACAATACATTCATTTTCCGTTATAGAGGGGACTTACATGAAACAATGTATTTACGTTTTTAGTTTTTTATTTTTACTATTTAGTTCTCTTTTCGCAGATCCAATTTCCCTGAAAAAAGGGGACAGAGTGGAAGTATACGATGCAAAACAGGGTAAGTCGTTTTCAGGAATGGTGATCAAAATAGAAAAGGAGGGATTTTTGATTCATTATGATGGTTATGCCGACAGTTACGACGAAGTGGTTCCCTTGGATCGGATCAAACCTATGTCAGAAATTCCCGGTGTTTCCTTTATCAAATCGGAGAAAGGTAAGTCTGTCACCGTACTAGGTAATTTAAAAACAGGTTCTGTGATGGAGGAGTTGGAATGGGCAGAAACTAGTTCTATGGCATGTTGGCCTGGGATTCGTAACATAGAGTTTGAAGGGAACCAAATTCACTATTGGACTGACCTTCCCAAAAAATCGACTCTGGTTGTTACAGTAAAACCAAAGAATAGTAAAACACGCGTTAATCTATATGCATTTAGTGGTTTTGAACCGAAATACATTCCTCCAAAAGTATATGGAGCTGTAAGTTGTGAAGCTTCACACCCCACTTGGATTGGAACTCCCGATTTTTCAAAACCTGCAGAACCGCAAACCATCGAACTTCGTGCAGTCGGTAATCCTTACCGTGTTTTTATTGGAGTGAGTGGGGCAAAAAATATAACCGAAGGTGACTTTGAGTTAATTGTTGAAGTCAAATAGGATAATGATTGCTGATTTTATAGATTGGTATTTGAATGAATCGTCTGAGATTAAATCTTCCGCCGAATTATTTGATAAGTGTATTGGATATTTACAGAATTTAGATTTTCAGATTGTACGCGTCAACATGGGGACTCGAACACTACACCCACAAGTGGAGTCCTTGTCGTATACTTGGGTTCCGAAAGGTAAATTAGAATATTTTGATGATACAACCAATCCGCTTTTAATCTCTAAAACCACAATAGAATCTGAAAATGGATATCTCCGAGAGGTTCGTTTCCGACTAGGTTCATTACAAACTTCTCAGTTTACGGTAAGCCCCGTTCAATATGTAATGTCTACCAAAAAGACGTATTACTTTAGTTTTGCGGATCATACCGAAGAAAAGTATCCTTATCCCATTCTGGAAGATTTAGCTCCCTTGGGAGCAACAGGTTATTTTGCAGTACCGATTTTCCAGAAAGGAGTTAGTTTTGCTTTCTTAAGTTTAGTCACTGATAAGGTTAGTGGCTGGTCAAAGGAAGAACTACATTTTTTACATCAGGTTCTTAAAACTATTTCTCTTCAGTGGATGAATTTCATCCAAAATGAATTAACCGAATCACTCTTAAGTATTTATTTAGGAAAAAGAACAGGATCTACTGTTTATTCAGGTAAAGTTTATCTGGGAGAACTAGACAATATCAAATCAGTGATTTGGTTTTCAGACATTCGTAATTACTCAGGAATGAGTGAAAAACTATCTCCTTCAGAAATTATACAATTGTTAAATGATTATTTTGGACAAGCCATCCCACTGATTGAATCCCACGGGGGTGAGGTTTTAAAACTGCTTGGTGATGGAATTTTAGCAGTTTTCCCTTATACCGAATCCAATAAAACCTTTGTAGGAAAAAAAGTGCTTCTCGCTGTAAGAAAGTTAGGTGAAAGTTTATTTTTGCATAACCAAACAAGAGAAATAGAAAATAAACTTCCGATCCACCATGGAGTAGGTTTACATTCTGGTGAAATTCTTTATGGAAACATTGGTTCTTTGGAACGGTTGGATTTTACGGTCATTGGGGAAGCAGTCAACTTAACCAGTCGCATTGCGGGTATGTGTGGGGAATTAGGAAAAGCTGTTTTGGCATCGGAAGAGTTGGCGCACCAAATCCCCATTCGGTGGGAGGAACTTGGGGAACACAAACTCAAAGGGATCAGTTCTCCACAAAAAATATTTGCGATTTCAGAACGAACGAAGCGGAAATGGTAAGATAAGGTTTGGTCGTTCGTTTGTTTGTTTTAGAGGAATAAAAATTTCAGGGAAAATATGAAAAACATAGATAAAATCACTTCTGTTAATATTACGATAACGTTCATTCTCACTCTTTTGTTTGTTAATTTTGGAATTCTATATTTTTATATCGAACAAATCAATTTATACTCTTCTATGGAAACTGGAGCCCAAGTTTTAGAGTCAGACATAACAGCCGTTGAAAAATATATAACAGCGCTCAGTTTAATTTATGTTGTGGGTTTTTTATTCACTGGTATGTTTTTTGTCTATTGGCTGACAAATGCCTATCTAAGAATCAAAACTATTTTCCCTAATC
Coding sequences:
- a CDS encoding adenylate/guanylate cyclase domain-containing protein; its protein translation is MIADFIDWYLNESSEIKSSAELFDKCIGYLQNLDFQIVRVNMGTRTLHPQVESLSYTWVPKGKLEYFDDTTNPLLISKTTIESENGYLREVRFRLGSLQTSQFTVSPVQYVMSTKKTYYFSFADHTEEKYPYPILEDLAPLGATGYFAVPIFQKGVSFAFLSLVTDKVSGWSKEELHFLHQVLKTISLQWMNFIQNELTESLLSIYLGKRTGSTVYSGKVYLGELDNIKSVIWFSDIRNYSGMSEKLSPSEIIQLLNDYFGQAIPLIESHGGEVLKLLGDGILAVFPYTESNKTFVGKKVLLAVRKLGESLFLHNQTREIENKLPIHHGVGLHSGEILYGNIGSLERLDFTVIGEAVNLTSRIAGMCGELGKAVLASEELAHQIPIRWEELGEHKLKGISSPQKIFAISERTKRKW